ttgagatatcagctgatgtaaggaggactttataaatacatttaatttgatttacatATTTTGGTTCCGAGTTCAGGAATATATTATTTTCATGGACACGTCCTTCTCTGTGGGATTGCTTCCAGTTCAGACAGATTCTCCCCCATCATGTGGCATATTTGTTTgactccccttccctcccccagCGGTGAATGCACAGATGTTAGGTGGCAACAGGCAAGGCAGACCCCAGATTGCTAACATTGTCAGTCCATAGGACACAGCCTCTCTCTTCTAAATAAAATTACCGGAATGGACATCCCCATTCCTTGATGggatcattctatttctatggcctcTCCCCCCCCATAGCAACACTAGAAGGGGAAACCAGGCCACAAAACGGCATCGCTGCCAGGTTTGTTTTAGCTGCACACTTAGTACCTTTCCAGGATCCCTTAATATAATACATGTTAAGGATTTCTACCAGCTCTCTCACAGTTGAACTGCCTCTTAGAAACAGAAACATTATGGAATAACTCAACGTGTGCAACAACATAGGATACAGATGGGACCTAACCAAGAGAGTGctttcaaaacaaaacaaatcaaatcaagacCAAGGCTATAAATGCAATGATGTATCAAGGACAAACTCAGTTAGCTGCTGCTCATAACAGCCATGTTTTTCTTCTCTACTAACCGCTTTCTTTTTCTAATATATTACCATTGGTTGTGTAAGTCAGACTAATAGGCTAGATATTACGCCTCAACCTGAGTAGCATTACTAGTACTAAGCTTGACTGATTCTAAGATGTGAAGGAAAAAACTGCACATGTTGTCTGGTTTTAAACGAGAGCAGACAAAATGGCCACCAGGGAGGACCCTGAAATGAAACTCTTCACTGCAATGGAGAATGTGCTGACCTTGAGTACCTCAGTGTGGAACCACAGGACAGCCCGGGAAGAGTTAGGGCTATTGTCTAGGTCATAGACGCTGCTGTGAGAAGACTAAGGGCCACTCAAAACCATGGCCTGTATCCTCAAAGCatagagtaggagtgctggtcTAGAATCAGTTGTGCTTTTTAGATCATAACTGACAAGATTATACAGGCAGATCCTGGATCAGCACTCAGATGCTATGTGGATACAGGCCCAGATCCAAGCTTCGTTCTCCAAACTACTTATTAAGACCACATTTACTGGAACAGTGCCAGCAACATGTTCTCTTCTGAAGTCGCATTTGAATTTGTCATTAGTTTATCCTTCCACAACAAATTGGATATGCTGTGGGAACACATGAAGATAAAATGCAGAGTAAAAATAAACATGCAGAAAGAGGAACATTTTATTAAATCCTCTTAGGAGAGTAAAAGCACATGCACAGTAGAAGGGACTGCATTGGCTAAGAAAACCACAAAGGCAAATGGAATGAAAGACTAAATCAATGTTCTCCCCAAACATCCTCTGACGTCTATGGCAAATGATTTGTTCTACCTGGTTTAACATCTACAATTAAAAGATTCCCCCTCCCTTTAGCACTTTAGACTTGCAAACTAACACAACCAAAAAGCTTTTTCAAAGTTTCTAAAAATATTTGTGTAACAAAATTGCAAAAAAATTTAGTACGCCTAAAGTTTAGAAATCCTATATCTAAGTCTTTATACTCTGGAAAAAAACAGCACTGAAAAAAAATGACTTCCTCACAGCTTTTAGGGTAAAAATGTAAATCAATGTTTACACTTCTACATGACAGAGTATACTCTTTGAAGATAATACATTTGACTTTTTTTCCAGTGTAAGCCAGATGGCTCTTTCTCACGGGGTAGATTTCAGAGTCCTTGTCCCTCATATATGCCATAGACACACGACAGGACAAGAGCACATGTGGTCTTCATAGGAGGTAAAACAAACGAGGCAAGGCGCAGGTCTGAGACCAGGCAGTGTCTGTGTGCCACTGCATTCTGTGGGTTCTAAGTTTAGTGTAAAGTCAACCCACTTTTAAAAAACTGCATTCAGAACAGAATTTCCTTGGTGGGCAATGTCTGAAGAACTCATCGCTTTCGAACCATGCAGCCGGGCAACATTCCAAAGTTCATTGGCAAAACCATCCTCATCTGTACTTCAATTcatatcacccccccccccatgatTGTAAACCTGACTTAACGGATGGGAGAAACACACAGATATGAAACCACTGTCAGTGCAACTAGTACAGTACAGCATACCACAGGGAAGAATATCAATGGAGAATGTCACGATGATCCTGtctctggggtggagagaggaagacCTTACTGAGATGGGGAAGACACCTGCCACTGACGGAAGATAGCAAACACTCTTTTAGACTTGTCATGTGGACCCTGGAGGAAAGAGGGAACAGAAGTGTTAGAAATGGAAGCTTGCTCATATAGCAGAGGTATGACCAAATGCTGAAACTGTAACAATGCAATATACATTTCTCCATTGTCATAATAGTACGACATTTttgcagacgcttttatccagagtgatttacatcCTTGTAAGCTTACATTTTCGTATGGGTGCTCCCAGCAGGAATCAAACCAACAATGCTGGAATTGTTAGAGCCATGCTCAACCAAGTGAGACACAGGACCACCATTTTACCACATCCAGGTTTTTGATTCTCACCTGTAGGGGACTGGCTGCCTTGTTTGGGCTGAAGTGCTTCTTCATGGGGAGGAGCAGAGTGAGTGCGGCCTTCCAGCCCTGCTGGTGCTCTCCGTCTTGGCCCAGCAGGGGTACACCACCAGTGGGCTGGGTGTTCTCCTTGCCTACATTCACCCAGGGGCACCAGTCTCTGTGCTGGGCTAGTGGGTCAAACACACTCCTATGCAGGGGGCCCTCCTGAAAACAAGAGAATGGAGAAAGTCAAACGGTCGACTGTAGCATAGCTTGTGGCGTGCACCGGAGTAGGATGAAGTTAGATGCTGCTCATGGGTCAGTTTAGTAGTTTAACTTTACCTTGAAGTGCATTCCCCTCCCCCATGCACCCAGTGGCCAAGATCAGTTAAAACAAGGCAGACATTTTTAGGTAAGGGTGGTGTTAAAATAGATGATAGATTTGTCTGTATTATATCTgctacagagcacacacacacacacacacacacacacacacacacacaccccaggtcTGGACGATCCAGACACACCTGGTACAAACACAGAGAATAAAGACTTACAGGGCTactggctgaggaaaggcacatGCGTTTAGGGTTGCGTTGGGGGCTGGAGCCCCCCGAAGCAGTCCCCTCgctccctgtcccctccccctgGCCTCGGCCCCCGGTCATGGGCCTCTTCCCCCTGGGCAGAGGGCCAAGCTGCTCCTCGCTGGGGCTGGGAGAGTCCCTGCTGCGGGTGCGGACCACCATGGGAGACGGATTGCCCACAGGCTGCCAAGACACAATCAACAGAGAACAACTTTAACAAACAGATCCATGACTAGAGGTATGAGAGTCCATGTGACGACATTATGAAAGCTACAAAGAACCGAGAAACAGGTTTGCTAGAACTTCCAACTCCCACCTTAACCTATTCGTCCAGTTCAAGTGGCCTGCCTTGCCTGAGACCTACCTGTTCTGAGCCTCTGGTCTTGTCCTGGCTCCGCAGCCCCCTGCGGTAGGGAGTAGGAGAAGGTGAGGGTGAGGTGGGAGTCTTCCTGTCCCCCTGGGCCTCGGGTGCAGGCAGGGGTGTAGATGACGTCGGGGTGGTGGGGGACTTTGGGacgtctccctctacctcttttcCCGTTCCCTCCATCTGGTGGAAGTTCCACAGACCCACTTTGCGCATGCAGAAGGAGCAGGTGAGGAGGGGTAGGCTCATGGCGTGCAGAGCTGGGCTGCAAAAACAGCAAGAGGAGAAGGCAGAAACAAACCTATTAATATAACATGAATACAGAGGGGGGGGAGTTGAGTTAATATGCTAAGCTGCTTTTTGCTTTCCAAAATTAAAAGTTAAAAACATTTTCTTGTCTTAACTTTCCTACATGGAGATGCCAATTCAATAAAGGCTTTTAAGTGCCACAATCTGGTAAGAGTGACCTGGTATTTTTCTAATGTTACAATGTTTCGTCTCTACATTTTTTTGTCAATAAAAAGGAGATTGTGAGCCTTGTCTAACCTTCCAGTCCAGCCACAGAGGGCCACGATGCAGGCAGCCACCTGGACAGACAGGGCATCAGAGGTGGACTTCAGAGGGGACCTGCCCTGCTTCTTCTGTTCATCCTCAATCAACTGCAGTAGAGTGCTAATCACATCCTCCGTCAAAGACTGCAGGGAAACAAAGTGGTGAGATGGGAGGGATTCTCTTTGTGCAAAGGATAATGGATCGTAATGCAAGAAGCCATGTGGGGAAAAAGCTGAATTGCATTCCCAAACCAAgggttcatttttatttttattttccctttatttaactagacaagtcagttaagaacaaattcttattttcaatgactgcctaggaacagtgggttaactgcctgttcatgggcagaatgacagatttgtaccttgtcagctcgggggtttgaacttgcaaccttccggttactagtccaacgctctaaccactaggctaccctgccgcctcataGATAGACCTCCACAAGGGGAAGGGGCTAGCAGAGGGGGCTAGTATCTGGACAGAGCCCATCTTTCTATAGGTGATTCATTGTTGTGTAGGAACATGGCTCCCCTCCCTCACCATGGTTTTAAGCTGTTCTGGCTTCATGGCAGGTAGCTGCTGCTCCAGGAGACAGGTGGTGTGAAAGCGCACCAGGAAAGCACTGAGCAGCACTGATGGCTCGTTCGCCGGGACAAGCCAGAACCGGTCTAAAACGGCAATACAACATCACGGCCAGGTTCAGTAAGGTACACAACAGAAATTTTTAAAATgactgtttcttattggacaagtccaggtagtccctccctgtttcagtacaTCCATACAATTTCTTCCTTTTGTTGCCTAATGAACACAGACAATGGTACCCACCTCCAATCAACAAGAGGATGAATTAATTAAAGTTTTGCATTACCTGGGCATGGAAAGTCTGGCCATGGACAAAACTTCTCATGCTGTGTCTGTAGTTGTCTAGTTATCTCTGCTATCCGGGAATCATCTACGGAGAGGAAAGAAGTCGGGGCAAGTATTTATCTACAAATTAATGACATCATTCTGTGtttaaaacaataacaaaaacaaaGGCTTTTGCAATAATGGACTGACACAGcagcagagggtgaatggactgaCACAGcagcagagggtgaatggactgaCACAGcagcagagggtgaatggactgaCACAGcagcagagggtgaatggactgaCACAGcagcagagggtgaatggactgaCACAGcagcagagggtgaatggactgaCACAGcagcagagggtgaatggactgaCACAGcagcagagggtgaatggactgaCACAGcagcagagggtgaatggactgaCACAGcagcagagggtgaatggactgaCACAGCAGCAGAGGTGAATGGAATGGACTGACACAGACTGACAcagcagagggtgaatggactgaCACAGcagcagagggtgaatggactgaCACAGcagcagagggtgaatggactgaCACAGcagcagagggtgaatggactgaCACAGcagcagagggtgaatggactgaCACAGCAGCAGAGGGTGTGGAACCAGTTGCTCTGCTCACATTTCTGGAAGTCCAGGGTTGGTTGTAGTGATGCACAGAGGAAAGCCTGGCAACTTGAACATTTCAACATGTCACAGCCCACGTTGATCCAGCCATAGCTGGCACACTTCAGGGGGGAGAGAGTCCGGGGCTTTCCTGCCCATCTCAGACAGTGCTCCCGCTAAGGAAACTTTTTTACACAGGAAGTTTACACAGCACACTAGATATAATCATAATGAGCAAATGATTAAATTAAGTTATTTTCTTGATGAAAAATGTGAAAAGGGGAATGTAGGCAATGTTATTAGTGTGTAAAAGACAACAAAGGGTGTGCTGGACAACTACAGTACTACTCAAAAGGTTATCCACACAACTCTTTGGCAGTATAACATGTAATGTCGCAGCGTGGATGCGGAAAGGATATAGAGTAGGACTCCACTCTTGTGAAAAAGGCTTCTTTGTTAGACGCTTCACAAGGAACTTGACTGTTGCCGTTTGGTGCCACCTTATCCAGCTCCCCCTGAACACTGAAATTCACAACAAGAAAAAACATTTCACAGAAGGAATCTGCATTAGCTATAGTTATAGGGCTAAACAAACATTCATCAAGTACAACAATTCGTATAGGGTACTTTAAAAATGTTACGTATGATATTCTGTGTCGTGCACGCTCACAAGTCGGCAACATCTCGtgtactctgaaaaacacaaaaagaaagatgcccagggtcccttctcatctgcatgaacgtgccttaggcatgccgcaaggagacatgaggactgcagatgtggccagggcaatacattgcaatgtccgtactgtgagatgcctaagacagcgctagagagagacaggacagacagctgatcgtcctcgcagtggcagaccacgtgtaacaacacctgcacaggatcggtacatccgaacatcacacctccGGGACTGATACAGGATGgtaacaactgcccgagttacaccaggaacgcagaatccctccatcagtgctcagactgttcccaataggctgagagaggctggactgagggcttctaggcctgttgtaaaggcaggtcctcacctgACATCaccaacaacgtcgcctatgggcacaaaaccACCATCGCAGGACCgggaaaaagtgctcttcactgacgagtagcgttttgtctcaccaggggtgatggtcggatttgcgtttatcgtcaaaggaatgagcgttacactgaggcatGTACCctggagagggatcgatttgaaggtggagggtccgtcatggtctggggcggtgtgtcacagcatcatcggactgagcttgttgtcattgcaggcagtctcaacgctgtgcgttacagggaagacatcctcctccctcatgtggtacccttcctgcaggctcatccaaacatgaccctccagcatgacaatgccaccagccatactgcttgttctgtgcatgatttcctgcaagacaggaatgtcagtgttctgccatggccagtgaagagcccggatctcaatcccattgagcacatctgggatgtgttggattggagggtgagggctagggcaggGCCATTCCACCCCATAAATGTCCGGgcacttgcaggtgccttggtggaagagtggggtaacatctcacagcaagaactggcaaatctggtgcagtccatgaggaggagatgcactgcagtacttaatgcagctggtggccacaccagatacagactaTTTCTTTGATttggaccccccctttgttcagggacacattccatttctgttagtcacatgtctgtggaacttgtctagtttgtctgttgttATGtctatacaaatatttacacatgttaagtttgctgaaaataaactcagttgacagtgGAGAGGACGctcctttttttgctgagtttaccataccccctcaggccttattacTTAATTATACCATGGCATCATTGAAAACTTGTTTCtaattggcttgaagggcattatTTCcttataatgtacagtatatttgtatGGTAGAATTCAATGGCCATAGGTCATGtttacatgttttgtttgagctgcttttgaaagcaaaagtcaacttgaaaacagtattggtattgttgaatttgattttcataatagcaagctaggactgatggtttggttatctaaactagcaagtctgtttgtgtCGTGGAAATTCTAACCAATAAGGAGAGACTTATTTCTTCAAACAATTATACCTTAATATCGATTCATTTTTGCAATAATGGAGCTGGTCAACGACCACCCAGAAGTGATCGTTGAGAGTCCGAATAATACATAAATGCCAGGGGTTTATATAGAAACCCAAAAACTGCTTAGTCATGGTCGGTTCCACCCATCCCCAGAAGCCCGGGGCATCATAAGCTACCTTATTATCCTCTTGTGCCTATGTGTATTGGTAGTGTGAGATCATAGAGCACAAACAAGTTATAACAGCAGTTCCATTTCTCCTTTCAGTTCaagctagcctctgttctcttCATATCTCCACACAGCTGTGCCCTTGGAAGATAGTAAAAGAAAAAGGATAGACTCAAGAACTGTGGTCACTCTTGTCTTATGCTATGTGACCAAGTTACTCAGAAGCAAAGCTAACAGGTTATTCTGTCCCTCAAGTTCTCTCTGTCCCGTAGTCTCCAAGAAAGTCCTTGACTACACACCTATACCAGCTGAGGGGAGTGAATGTGTAAGAGAGGAGCCAACCCTCTACAGAAGCACAGCATTAGTCATGAATATCTATCACTATTTGTTAAGCATATAGTTGTTAACTATTAATATTCAACAAATCAGGTAAATATGTTATTTCTCTCACATCGGTTACCACAGAAACTAttgtagctatctagtaaacttgctagctacttcagtggatgattaacacatttctagtggcaaatgtgttaattatagccatggtatataAGGGATAATTAACTTGGGGCTGTAtacgttctctggaaaataatgccaCTCCCCTAGCACATCGTTAAACACACCTTCCACATCCTTTATTATTTTCAATAGAAAATATAGCCCCTTGTTGATCATCCCTTTCATAATGCGTTTATCTGCACTGTacgtttgttagctagctagccagatagTTTTAGAGGTATGATACCATCAATTGTTTTaattaactgccaatatgccaacattccattcaaacaatgtAGTCAATCCACAGCCAGACACTGGCTCACATTAGTTGATGATAGACAAGCTGTAAATGCAACAAGCACTGATATTGTATCTTTAAATAGCACTCACATCTTTCCAAGAAAACAAACAATTAGATATTTATGatggtctgtttacatatattttagaggaCATTTATACAGAACATTGGTATAAAACCTGTATAAACTATTAAATGATGtgacaatattttaggttgaGAATAattacacaatttctgatataACACATACCGTACTTTTATTTTCCTGTATAGGTAAAATTAGGACTATGCCTCTACTGCTGTTCATTCCAATTAcactggtttggatttctccctgaccaatatggATGCCATTTTCACCTCATGCTGGTACTTCGAGGGTTATGACATAAACCACTCCAGTAATTTGATAGCTACAAACCCTAACTTATGAACACACATGTGGACCCATGTGAGCAATCAAATATggtataaaaaaaacatataacCAAGTTCATACTCGAAGACATTGTATGTTACTACAGTGGCGCATGCAGCAGCTACTATGAAAACAATACTGCAATTAAATGTCTTGATCATTTGTGACTATTATTTACATTGCATATATGATTGACCGTTTACGGAACATGCCACTACGTAACATAGCCAGCTATAATGGCTAGACAGTAttgtaaaataacaaaacaaacacaaattAGCTGTCGAGTAAGAAAGGCATAAAAAAAAACCTGTCTCGATAAAGTGTGCATCTTGCTTGCTAATGTAATGCAACATGTGGAAACTAGATCCGTAACTGGGTATCTTGTTAGCTAGTCAGCCACAgtaagctagctagcaaactagcTAACTAGTTAACGTTAGGTCCCTAAAAATTTGCATTCGTTAATTCTCCAGAAACTTACCCAGTTGATCTGTTTTCATCCGACAACACACCTGCGTTGAGAAGTTCACGAACTTTCTCTGGAGATGCTAAAACAGATTTTAATTGTCTGTTAGGAGAATTGTCAAGACGATTTC
The nucleotide sequence above comes from Oncorhynchus tshawytscha isolate Ot180627B unplaced genomic scaffold, Otsh_v2.0 Un_contig_5464_pilon_pilon, whole genome shotgun sequence. Encoded proteins:
- the zc3hc1 gene encoding nuclear-interacting partner of ALK, which translates into the protein MAALGSRGNRLDNSPNRQLKSVLASPEKVRELLNAGVLSDENRSTGVQGELDKVAPNGNSQVPCEASNKEAFFTRVESYSCLRWAGKPRTLSPLKCASYGWINVGCDMLKCSSCQAFLCASLQPTLDFQKYDSRIAEITRQLQTQHEKFCPWPDFPCPDRFWLVPANEPSVLLSAFLVRFHTTCLLEQQLPAMKPEQLKTMSLTEDVISTLLQLIEDEQKKQGRSPLKSTSDALSVQVAACIVALCGWTGSPALHAMSLPLLTCSFCMRKVGLWNFHQMEGTGKEVEGDVPKSPTTPTSSTPLPAPEAQGDRKTPTSPSPSPTPYRRGLRSQDKTRGSEQPVGNPSPMVVRTRSRDSPSPSEEQLGPLPRGKRPMTGGRGQGEGTGSEGTASGGSSPQRNPKRMCLSSASSPEGPLHRSVFDPLAQHRDWCPWVNVGKENTQPTGGVPLLGQDGEHQQGWKAALTLLLPMKKHFSPNKAASPLQGPHDKSKRVFAIFRQWQVSSPSQ